In Macrobrachium nipponense isolate FS-2020 chromosome 36, ASM1510439v2, whole genome shotgun sequence, a genomic segment contains:
- the LOC135203352 gene encoding uncharacterized protein LOC135203352 produces the protein MRQLVGLSLTSVLLLVLCPLGNTEDFQISNEDGLSFSNDSVIISSSTSTSKELISFTPPSPDEGDGAVIGEMSKQIEVEVEDDAMDIGKGNQSTEEAIINTEKEESNVRGPLSSDVITTQQPADALDGKRALSGYVGFPYRYEQVPSELRRRVGERRKTHHRVPVPLSVQDVMDRNDEGHSITPFEVQRPIQDIVQGFGSHGQDHHHVLEQPHQHQHQHQHHQHHQQGQHHRHPMEEGYNGPPTQMSQTEIDFLGILAAIALKLLISTALASWFLFAGQSLYSIASVTGTTAVFGQDSSLGYIYKTLPLVEAILRGEQNFYRRND, from the exons ATGCGACAGCTAGTAGGTTTATCCCTCACGTCAGTACTGTTGTTAGTACTATGTCCCTTGGGTAATACGGAGGACTTTCAGATTTCCAATGAAGATGGACTTTCTTTTTCTAATGACTCGGTCATtatctcctcctccacctcaacGTCAAAGGAGCTCATTTCTTTCACTCCTCCCTCTCCGGACGAGGGAGATGGCGCAGTCATTGGTGAAATGAGTAAACAAATAGAAGTGGAGGTTGAGGACGATGCTATGGACATCGGGAAAGGTAACCAAAGCACGGAAGAGGCGATAATAAACACTGAAAAAGAAGAATCGAACGTAAGGGGACCCCTTTCAAGTGACGTCATCACAACGCAACAGCCAGCAGACGCCCTTGACGGGAAGCGGGCACTGTCAGGCTACGTAGGCTTCCCGTACCGGTACGAACAGGTGCCCAGCGAGCTCCGCAGGAGGgtaggagagaggaggaagacgCACCACCGAGTGCCCGTGCCCTTGTCCGTGCAGGACGTTATGGACAGGAACGACGAGGGGCATTCTATCACGCCATTCGAGGTTCAACGCCCTATTCAGGATATCGTTCAAGGATTTGGGAGTCACGG ACAAGACCATCATCATGTGCTGGAGCAACCTCATCAgcaccaacaccaacaccaacaccaccaacatCACCAACAAGGACAGCACCACCGCCACCCGATGGAGGAGGGGTACAACGGCCCTCCGACGCAGATGTCCCAGACGGAGATAGACTTCCTGGGCATCCTGGCCGCCATAGCCCTCAAGCTCCTGATCTCCACGGCTCTGGCTTCCTGGTTCCTCTTCGCCGGGCAGTCCCTGTACAGCATAGCCTCTGTCACCGGCACAACTGCAGTGTTCGGACAGGACTCCAGCCTGGGCTACATCTACAAGACCCTCCCGCTGGTCGAGGCGATCCTGAGGGGCGAGCAGAACTTCTACAGGAGGAATGACTGA
- the LOC135203716 gene encoding uncharacterized protein LOC135203716, with protein sequence MNRQQHHTGRVSGDDLERQNGDGLPAQREDTPAANSDSDFEDDALHRNNNINSNQEDANGGYTTPMEIDLTTEDVYSENVSIMAQHIMSVISSEDKLATTQSNKKEVQVRKRITDKWICMFQIIGALEFHIEGGAETFEVMDTSEIAKVDNYLKGFFGAYNENIKGMTKHNFKVNQVLGSQYIYHAKNNVLTGVLVVVGGNGLVENLRLNSHLLLEKSDPFSPLLYKDHHNVYIGHAYPIHTEDVVCTGGNCLRDLLIKWVNKEFYERLHWIIPSTSTKMRLMSPKRAQAKEDEDLLLYKNLIKKMDEEVLRDFRKSLEETSTPRKKSQTIQPNSLYEYCNIQPGQECSVRSHHWQVFAVEVPLNRDNTVNDRAHRQVLAIRDKGGVVKKISE encoded by the coding sequence ATGAACCGGCAACAACATCACACAGGCCGTGTCTCCGGTGATGACCTCGAGCGACAAAATGGCGATGGCCTCCCTGCCCAAAGGGAGGATACTCCTGCAGCTAACTCGGACTCAGACTTTGAAGACGATGCTCTCCACAGAAACAATAACATTAACAGCAACCAGGAGGACGCTAACGGGGGTTATACGACGCCAATGGAAATAGACTTAACAACTGAGGATGTATATTCAGAAAATGTTAGCATAATGGCGCAACACATAATGAGTGTTATTAGCTCGGAAGATAAGTTGGCTACAACTCAGTCAAACAAGAAGGAGGTTCAAGTGAGGAAAAGAATAACAGACAAGTGGATCTGCATGTTCCAGATTATAGGAGCTTTGGAGTTTCACATTGAAGGAGGAGCAGAGACATTTGAAGTCATGGACACTTCTGAAATAGCAAAAGTTGACAATTACCTCAAGGGTTTCTTTGGTgcctataatgaaaatataaaaggtaTGACAAAACACAATTTCAAAGTTAATCAAGTATTAGGTAGCCAATACATTTACCACGCTAAGAATAACGTCTTGACTGGGGTCCTTGTAGTTGTGGGGGGGAACGGCTTGGTGGAAAACCTTCGGTTGAACTCCCATCTATTGCTTGAAAAATCTGATCCATTTTCTCCTCTTTTGTACAAAGACCACCATAATGTTTACATTGGCCATGCATACCCCATTCACACAGAGGATGTTGTTTGTACTGGTGGCAACTGCCTTCGTGACCTTTTGATAAAGTGGGTCAATAAGGAATTCTATGAGAGACTACACTGGATTATACCATCAACATCTACTAAAATGCGTCTGATGTCCCCCAAGAGAGCCCAGGCTAAAGAAGACGAAGATCTACTCCTTTATAAGAATCTCATAAAGAAAATGGATGAAGAGGTTTTGAGAGACTTTAGGAAATCATTAGAAGAAACCAGTACACCTCGAAAGAAGAGCCAAACGATTCAGCCCAACAGTCTTTATGAGTATTGCAACATTCAACCAGGTCAAGAATGTTCTGTCCGATCACATCACTGGCAAGTTTTTGCGGTTGAGGTTCCTCTGAACAGGGATAACACCGTAAATGATCGCGCCCATAGACAGGTACTTGCAATAAGGGATAAAGGTGGTGTTGTCAAGAAAATTTCCGAGTAG
- the LOC135203718 gene encoding uncharacterized protein LOC135203718, whose translation MLSQHLRLLPFLCTMLLWTSVTVLASQPQMQVGHNSPTDPSDKGDNLRQFLQVQNKFLDIVGNSSSRVHSLTHVLGMLNSKQGKELGALLVKGVTLGMQEKNPGQLLTDFWTQLQGRLSPTLLESFDDYRDFLRGVDISTLPMAWEQLFKKDELGNSLASLPLGQLVDMLQPTASRYGIDIRAVMSSMMGQGDNNVRDLLASAVANTDFGALMNQVINATTSALRPSENAGASSGQKSQAGDARKKGKADKTLRLFRPLVASLLKENEIDLDADAVLEVLSPLFKSDILTQASPWIAMLAGQGGKGGLGNMLANVMGGGGQEGFNQQQLGGLLGGLGALMATGGGKNQMDMSSLLSMASMFMGKPSKTKGKSKSKSGSKKGKEANDFDFGSLMNVAGQLLGNNMNLDTILDIASSSLKSEMNKKRAGSAQSGPAKKARLSKQEQETEEVPQIQLRITKSKTFLNLVEPILLSMKKDKKCNAKIKEALDLGKVMLGSWISSSLGDINQIMPLLKSYFADSEVLKSKGINLETLAASFTQAFMKADWSDFLESLKNKDLRQMLIRNVAPSAAEVLVLLAEKESQEKMYNNVVPRIQNFFASYGLVGVTLDNFPERLAPLLGLLGKSWNLPFNPTTLLVPLKVYLKSLKSIVLSYLQSIPTDAGQVGNVLFDLLEHGVAEPLLEVVEAVQTTRDPYCLPQRLCQVNSQYDEEGVPATVARIASVAFSAEPVLATPDSNLLLHTLHSIGGIDRKDGCAEFFPGDCNPEDDGEEGEEEEEDEEEEEDYDPTMDLLYEHQEL comes from the exons ATGTTGTCCCAGCACCTCAGATTGTTACCTTTTCTCTGCACAATGTTGCTTTGGACTTCGGTGACAGTTTTGGCGTCACAGCCTCAAATGCAGGTCGGTCACAACAGTCCGACTGACCCTTCAGACAAGGGCGACAATCTCCGTCAGTTCCTCCAAGTCCAGAACAAATTCCTGGACATCGTGGGGAACTCCTCCTCCCGCGTCCACAGCCTGACCCACGTGCTGGGCATGCTGAACTCGAAGCAGGGCAAAGAACTGGGCGCCCTTCTGGTGAAAGGGGTCACTCTGGGCATGCAGGAGAAGAATCCAGGTCAGCTTTTGACCGATTTCTGGACGCAACTCCAGGGGAGGCTGTCCCCCACTCTGCTCGAGTCCTTCGATGACTACAGGGACTTCCTCAGGGGAGTGGACATCAGCACGCTGCCCATGGCATGGGAGCAGCTCTTCAAGAAGGACGAACTGGGGAATAGCTTAGCCTCCCTGCCCCTGGGTCAACTGGTCGACATGCTCCAGCCGACAGCGTCCAGATACGGGATAGACATCAGGGCGGTGATGAGTTCAATGATGGGTCAGGGTGACAACAATGTCAGGGACCTCCTCGCTTCGGCCGTTGCCAACACAGACTTTGGAGCGCTGATGAACCAGGTGATCAATGCAACGACGAGCGCCCTCCGGCCGTCAGAAAACGCTGGTGCGAGTTCTGGACAAAAGTCCCAGGCTGGAGATGCCCGTAAAAAGGGGAAAGCAGACAAGACGCTGCGTCTTTTCCGTCCCCTCGTGGCCTCTCTGCTGAAAGAGAACGAGATTGATTTGGACGCGGATGCTGTTCTGGAGGTGCTCTCCCCACTCTTCAAGAGCGACATCTTAACTCAGGCTTCCCCTTGGATTGCTATGCTTGCCGGGCAGGGTGGTAAAGGGGGCTTAGGAAACATGCTAGCAAATGTCATGGGTGGAGGGGGCCAGGAAGGGTTCAATCAGCAACAGTTAGGAGGTCTCCTCGGAGGTCTAGGAGCGCTGATGGCTACTGGTGGTGGCAAGAACCAAATGGATATGTCCTCTCTCCTCAGCATGGCATCCATGTTTATGGGTAAGCCTTCCAAAACAAAGGGTAAAAGTAAATCCAAATCTGGTAGCAAGAAGGGGAAAGAGGCCAATGATTTCGACTTTGGGTCCCTGATGAATGTCGCAGGACAGCTCTTAGGAAACAACATGAATCTTGACACCATTTTGGACATTGCTTCCAGCAGTCTGAAATCAGAGATGAACAAGAAGAGGGCAGGTTCTGCGCAAAGTGGGCCAGCCAAGAAAGCCAGACTGTCCAAGCAGGAACAAGAAACTGAGGAGGTGCCACAAATTCAGTTGAGAATCACAAAATCAAAGACCTTCTTGAACCTGGTTGAGCCAATTCTGCTCTCAATGAAGAAGGACAAGAAATGCAATGCAAAAATCAAGGAGGCTCTCGATCTCGGCAAGGTCATGTTGGGCAGCTGGATCTCTTCATCGCTGGGAGACATCAACCAAATAATGCCACTTCTGAAGTCGTACTTTGCTGATAGTGAGGTCCTGAAGTCTAAGGGCATCAATTTGGAAACTTTAGCTGCGTCCTTCACTCAGGCCTTCATGAAAGCAGACTGGAGTGATTTTCTTGAAAGCCTCAAGAACAAGGACCTCCGACAGATGCTGATCAGGAACGTTGCACCGAGCGCTGCAGAAGTCTTAGTGCTCCTGGCGGAGAAGGAGAGCCAAGAGAAGATGTACAACAACGTCGTGCCTCGCATACAGAACTTCTTCGCAAGTTACGGCCTGGTCGGGGTCACCTTGGACAACTTCCCAGAGAGATTAGCCCCTCTCTTAGGACTCCTGGGGAAAAGCTGGAACCTTCCATTCAACCCTACGACACTGCTGGTCCCGCTGAAAGTATACTTGAAGAGCTTGAAGTCTATAGTCCTTTCTTACCTCCAGAGTATTCCAACTGATGCTGGCCAG GTTGGGAACGTCCTCTTCGACTTGCTGGAGCATGGAGTGGCTGAACCGCTGTTGGAGGTCGTGGAGGCTGTCCAGACAACGCGCGACCCATACTGCCTGCCCCAGAGGTTATGCCAGGTCAATTCCCAGTATGACGAGGAGGGAGTTCCAGCGACTGTGGCCAGGATAGCGAG cgTGGCCTTTTCGGCGGAGCCCGTCTTGGCAACACCGGATTCGAACCTACTCCTACACACATTGCACAGTATTGGTGGTATCGACAGAAAGGATGGATGTGCG GAATTCTTCCCTGGCGATTGCAATCCTGAGGACgatggagaagaaggagaagaagaggaagaagatgaggaagaagaagaagactacgACCCAACAATGGACCTATTATACGAACATCAAGAACTGTGA